A window of Calditrichota bacterium genomic DNA:
GAGGAGGTAGGAACGGATGATCACCCACGAACAGGCAGAGAAGGCGCGGAAGCGGGCGCTGAAGCTACTCAAGAAGGCAAGAATCGTCCTCACCGAGCAGGAAAAGCAGAACATCGAGATCGCCGACTTTGGCCTGGGTGAGCTGGAGACCACAGGACTTGAGCTGGTGGTTTATGTGAACACCGACCGAGTGTGTGCGAAGGAGCTGGTCCTATTTCCCTACCAGACCTGTCCTGAACACAGGCACCCGCCGGTTGAAGGAGAGCCTGGCAAGGAGGAGACCTTCCGGTGCCGCTGGGGAACGGTGTATCTGTACGTGCCCGGCGAGCCGACTCCGCATCCCAAGGCCAAGCCGCCCAAGGGGCGCGAGCAATGGTATACCGTCTGGCATGAAGTCGAGCTCACCCCAGGCGCGCAATACACACTGCCGCCCAATACCCTCCACTGGTTTCAAGCCGGCCCAAAAGGGGCAATTGTCTCTGAGTTTTCGACCAAGAGTCGCGATGAGTCCGATATCTTCACCGACCCACAGATTCAGCGGACACCGGTGATCGAGGGATAGGGCTCCGATTACTTCCCTGCGAATTCCCGAATGACGAAAAGGGAGACTTCCGACAGAGGTCTCCCTTTGTTATCGGTGCCGGCGGGCTTATCCAGCTCAGAAAGTGCGCGAAATCGTCATGGTGTAGTGGCGGATGGGCATCAAGGTACGCTCTACCTGGGTGTAGTTGTAGTTGAACAGGTTGCCGATGTCGAAGCTGATGTCATTGCCAAGCAACCTGTAGCCCAAGCGCAGGTCAGCCACCTTCTGGGCCACCCTCTGATCACGCGGGTAGACCTTTACCCGCTCCAATCTGCTCACGTAACGGTAATCGACGCCAACGCGGAGAGGACCTTGGGTGAACGTCACGGTGCCTGTGAAGAGGTGCCGCGCACGGTAGGCCAGGTAGTCGTCGGCGGTGATGTCCCAGGGATCGAGCAGGGTGTAGGAGAGCGCTGGGGTCAGCCGTCCTTTCCATAAGCTTCCCTGGAGGCTTGTCTCGATGCCGCGAATCCTCGCCTCTGTGACATTGATGAAGCGCACTGTTCCCGAGGCATCGGGTTCCGGCTCGATCAGGTCATGGTACTGATTGTGGAACAGGGCAAGGTCGAGAAGGAAGTGCTTGCTGATTTCCTGATTGACTCCAGTCTCATAGGACCAGGCAGACTCTGCCCTGAGCTGTAGGTTCGGCACAACCCGCAAGCCGGAGACCACCACATCGGTGAAGCGCTCCGCCACACTCGGCGCACGGAAGCCGCGACCGGTAGAGAGGCGCACAGTGGTACCAGGGCGTGCCTTCCAGACAAGGCCGAGCTTGGGGCTGAGCTGTTGGTCATCGATGCCCACGTCGATGTGGCTGTAATCAAATCGCGCTCCGAGGGTGAAAAGGAAGCGCCAGGGGAGTTTGATTTCATCCTGCAGATAACAGGCGAGGGCGTAGGCATCGTGGTTATCGAACATCGTCGACTGCACATAGTCGAAGGCGCCTTCAATACCGGCGGTCACGGAGTGGCCGGAGATGGGCAGCACGTCGGCCTGCACCTCAAAACCGAGCTTCTGCGCCTCGGAATAGTCGTTGTTGTCGTGGAAAAAGTTCTCCCAGCGATTGCGGAAATACGACAGGCGCCCCTTGAGGCCGAAACGCTCGCTCAGCGCATGCTTGTAAACGGCATTAATGTTCGCCTTCCAGGACTTGACTTTGTCCCCCACTGCGGCCTTGGGCGCTTCGAGCGGCCGGTTCTGGCTCTGCCACATGAAGCTGGCGCCATAGTCTGCCCAGTTCCAATTGGTGGTCAGGGCCAGGTGTGCTTGCGGCGAGATGCGCTTTCCCACCTTGGCGGTCATGTTGTAGCGGAGCAGATTTCCATTTTCCCGGTAACCGAGTGACTCCGTGCGGCCCCCGGCAAAGACGAGCTCCCAGCCATTGAACCGACGGCTGTGGCTGATACTCGTCTCGTTGAAGTGGAGCAGCCTGTCCGTCCAGCGCCACTCCGGATAGGCAGGCTGGTCATAGAAACCAACCAATAGCCGCACATGGGTAGTGGGGCGCACGGTGATATCTTTGGTGATCACATTGATGACGCCTCCCATGGCGCTGGAGCCGTACAGAGCCGAACCCGCACCTTTCACGATTTCGATGTGGTCGATCTGTGCCGGCGTAATGAGGTCCCACTTGATGTCCCCGCTATCGCCCGGAAGTATGGGAACCCCGTCGACCAGGTAGAGGACACGAGTGCCTGCGCCGTGGCTGTAGCCAGAGGAGCCGCGAATGTTGATCTGGCTCCCCATGAAATTGACCCCGGGCGCATACTGCAGCACTTGCTCCAGATTGATTTCGGCGATCTGGCTTAGCCGCGCCTGACTGACCACGGCCACGCTCACCGGTGAATCGGCGATCTCCTGGTAGCGCTTGCTGGCGGTGACCACCACCGAAGGGGTCTCGATCACCGTCTCCTCCAAGGTCACATGGAGCTCGGTTTGCTCACCCGGGCGCACTACCACCTCCTTACGCACGGGTACGAAGCCGATCATCGCCACCTTCACCGTGTGCTGACCTGCGGGCACCCGTACCAGGGTGAAGGTGCCGCGGGCGTCAGTGGCCGCACCGAGCAGCGTCCCTTCCAACATGACGCTGGCCCCGGGTATGGGCTGCCTGTTCTGCGCCGCGACCACCGTCCCTGAGATTGTGCCGTACTTCTGCGCCATGGCCGGCAGCGCGACAACGCCGCACAAGAGGAATATCGCCCCGGCAGTAAGACGGGTTCTGTTTTTCTCGAACATACCCAATCCTCGGTCAGGATGTGAAAGCATTCTGACGCCCCATGCCTGCTGTACTCTTCAGCTCTCTATGGGCTTCCGCTCAAGAACACGTCAATGTTGACGCCTTCCACGCGCGCCTTGTTGTCAGGCACCACAACCGGGCCAAAACGCAGTCCCTTGATGCTCGTCAGGCCAATGGGCGCACCCTCCTCAAGCAGGATGGCCGCCAAGAACCAGTAGGTATCCGGTGGCGCAGAAATGGAATAGCGCAACGAGTCGCCGCCGATGGGGAGGGAACCGCTGATATAGAGATCCAGGAGCGAAGGAAGCTTCGGGAAAGCCAACGGCGAGAGCGAAGCCACGACGAACAGGTTCTGGGCACGGGGAGGCCAGGCGCCATGGATGACCAGCGTGCCGTTGATGGAGCTTTCAAAGTGCGGCCTGGCGCGCCTAAAGTCCGCCGCCATGTTCACCCCCGGCACTACCGTCCCGTTGGGTACTTCCACCTGGCCGGGACTCAGCGAATCGCTGCCGGCAAAGTAGACGCCGATGATATTGTTGACGTTCCACTCGTAGCCCTTTTCCTTCCACACGATGGCAACAGCCCGATAGAGGCCAGGGGGCAGGTAGATTGTGTATTGGGCCGAGTCGACACCCGTGGGCAGCGGCTCGCCCATCTCGAGCTGGCTGATGCCTTTCGGGGGAAAGTCCGTGGATGCCACCACCAGAACCTGTTCGGTGTTCTCCGGCCAGGCGCCGCGAAAGACGATGGTGCCGCGGATACCCGAGGTTATGGGCGCCAGGCCTTTGTCGATCTCACAGCTGAGAACAGATAAGGAGGCGGCAGCGAGAGCAATGGCGATTCGTCTCATCGCTTCCCTGACCTTGCTTGCATTAGGCAAAAAAAGGTGCCCCTCCCTCATCGCTCAAGAAGAAGGGGCACCGGAGTTCTCA
This region includes:
- a CDS encoding D-lyxose/D-mannose family sugar isomerase, with translation MITHEQAEKARKRALKLLKKARIVLTEQEKQNIEIADFGLGELETTGLELVVYVNTDRVCAKELVLFPYQTCPEHRHPPVEGEPGKEETFRCRWGTVYLYVPGEPTPHPKAKPPKGREQWYTVWHEVELTPGAQYTLPPNTLHWFQAGPKGAIVSEFSTKSRDESDIFTDPQIQRTPVIEG
- a CDS encoding TonB-dependent receptor, producing the protein MFEKNRTRLTAGAIFLLCGVVALPAMAQKYGTISGTVVAAQNRQPIPGASVMLEGTLLGAATDARGTFTLVRVPAGQHTVKVAMIGFVPVRKEVVVRPGEQTELHVTLEETVIETPSVVVTASKRYQEIADSPVSVAVVSQARLSQIAEINLEQVLQYAPGVNFMGSQINIRGSSGYSHGAGTRVLYLVDGVPILPGDSGDIKWDLITPAQIDHIEIVKGAGSALYGSSAMGGVINVITKDITVRPTTHVRLLVGFYDQPAYPEWRWTDRLLHFNETSISHSRRFNGWELVFAGGRTESLGYRENGNLLRYNMTAKVGKRISPQAHLALTTNWNWADYGASFMWQSQNRPLEAPKAAVGDKVKSWKANINAVYKHALSERFGLKGRLSYFRNRWENFFHDNNDYSEAQKLGFEVQADVLPISGHSVTAGIEGAFDYVQSTMFDNHDAYALACYLQDEIKLPWRFLFTLGARFDYSHIDVGIDDQQLSPKLGLVWKARPGTTVRLSTGRGFRAPSVAERFTDVVVSGLRVVPNLQLRAESAWSYETGVNQEISKHFLLDLALFHNQYHDLIEPEPDASGTVRFINVTEARIRGIETSLQGSLWKGRLTPALSYTLLDPWDITADDYLAYRARHLFTGTVTFTQGPLRVGVDYRYVSRLERVKVYPRDQRVAQKVADLRLGYRLLGNDISFDIGNLFNYNYTQVERTLMPIRHYTMTISRTF